Proteins from one uncultured Fibrobacter sp. genomic window:
- a CDS encoding ATP-grasp domain-containing protein, giving the protein MKKNILVFPCGSEIALEVYRAVNHSTHFNLIGANSVDDHGKFVFENYIGGLPFITAPNFLEKFRQVIRDNNIDAVYPAMDAVIELLKSNEEFLGCKVVAPETETTRICLSKSRTYKVLDGIVKTPKTFAAADLLQAGESVFPVFAKPDIGYGSRGAKKISSAEDLKAHLELYPSCILSEFLPGKEYTVDCFTGSNGELLFAAARERCRIMNGISVNTKPVKENAEEFVDFAKRINSAIKFSGAWFYQVKRDAQGELTLMEVASRFGGSSSLFRAQGINFALMSLFDAFGIPVSVLRNRYDVIMDRALDNKYKLDVKYSEVFVDFDDCIYLEKQFVNDALMAYLYRCVNNGIKVTLLSRHDDIKLGKLDELLDKLRIRQVFDRIIHLDPSQKKIDFIDNIDSIFIDDSFAERKAVADKFNIPVFSLDMIEAL; this is encoded by the coding sequence ATGAAGAAGAATATTCTTGTATTTCCCTGCGGCTCCGAAATAGCGCTTGAAGTCTATCGTGCGGTCAACCATTCGACACACTTCAATCTTATTGGTGCCAATTCCGTAGACGACCACGGGAAATTTGTTTTTGAAAACTACATCGGCGGCTTACCCTTTATCACAGCTCCAAACTTCCTTGAAAAATTCAGGCAGGTTATCCGCGACAACAATATTGACGCAGTGTATCCGGCAATGGATGCCGTCATTGAGCTACTGAAAAGCAACGAAGAATTCTTAGGATGCAAAGTCGTCGCTCCCGAAACGGAAACAACCCGAATTTGCCTTTCTAAATCTAGAACATACAAAGTACTGGACGGCATCGTCAAAACTCCGAAAACATTCGCTGCGGCAGATTTGCTGCAAGCCGGCGAAAGCGTCTTTCCCGTCTTTGCAAAACCCGACATCGGTTACGGCAGCCGCGGCGCAAAGAAAATCTCCAGTGCCGAAGACCTCAAGGCACACCTGGAGCTTTATCCCTCTTGCATCCTCTCGGAATTTTTGCCTGGCAAGGAATACACCGTCGACTGCTTTACAGGCAGCAACGGGGAACTGCTTTTTGCCGCCGCACGTGAACGTTGCCGCATCATGAACGGAATCAGCGTCAACACGAAGCCTGTCAAAGAAAACGCAGAAGAATTCGTAGATTTTGCAAAGAGAATCAATTCCGCCATCAAGTTTAGCGGAGCCTGGTTCTACCAAGTCAAACGCGACGCGCAAGGCGAGCTCACACTCATGGAAGTCGCCAGCCGTTTCGGCGGGTCGTCGTCCTTGTTCCGGGCACAGGGAATTAACTTCGCGTTGATGTCCCTATTCGATGCCTTCGGCATTCCTGTATCGGTCTTGCGCAACCGCTACGACGTCATCATGGATCGTGCGTTAGACAACAAGTACAAACTGGATGTAAAATACTCCGAAGTTTTCGTTGACTTTGACGATTGCATCTACCTCGAAAAGCAGTTCGTGAACGACGCTCTGATGGCATACTTGTACCGTTGTGTCAACAATGGCATAAAAGTCACGCTTCTCTCCCGTCACGACGACATAAAACTCGGCAAACTGGACGAGTTGCTGGACAAATTGCGTATCCGCCAAGTTTTTGACCGCATCATCCATTTGGATCCAAGTCAGAAAAAGATTGATTTCATCGACAACATCGACTCGATATTCATCGACGATTCCTTCGCCGAACGAAAGGCCGTTGCTGACAAGTTCAATATTCCCGTATTCAGTTTAGATATGATAGAGGCTCTTTAA
- a CDS encoding DegT/DnrJ/EryC1/StrS family aminotransferase, which translates to MENKEITVTSPLLPSLEDFVPMLKDIWDRKWLTNNGHYHKELEKALAEYLGVEFLSLFTNGTLPLITALQAMRITGEVITTPYSFVATTHSIWWNGLKPVFVDVEEKTGNLDPEKIEAAITPHTTAIMPVHVYGTPCNMKRIQEIADIYGLKVIYDAAHAFGVKINGESVLKNGDMSTLSFHATKVYNTVEGGALVCHDAATKKRIDYLKNFGFAGETTVVAPGINSKMDEIRSAYGLLNLKQVDGAIAKRKKIAETYRAALKDVPGIRMLQDIDGVRHNYAYFPIFVDEKAYGLSRDALYAKLQEHNIYGRRYFYPLISTFSAYKGLESANPANLPVAHKLADQVLCLPMFANLDEEGTSRVIDVVVNRK; encoded by the coding sequence ATGGAAAATAAAGAAATTACCGTAACATCTCCTCTTCTTCCGTCTCTGGAAGACTTTGTTCCTATGCTTAAGGACATTTGGGATCGCAAGTGGCTCACAAACAACGGCCACTACCACAAGGAACTGGAAAAAGCTCTTGCCGAATACCTAGGAGTGGAATTCCTCAGCCTGTTCACCAACGGTACCCTCCCCCTCATTACCGCTTTGCAAGCCATGCGAATCACAGGCGAAGTGATTACAACGCCGTATAGCTTTGTGGCAACAACTCATTCCATCTGGTGGAACGGCCTCAAACCGGTATTTGTCGATGTCGAAGAAAAAACCGGCAATCTCGACCCTGAAAAAATCGAAGCGGCGATTACCCCGCACACCACGGCCATCATGCCGGTTCACGTATATGGCACCCCCTGCAACATGAAGCGCATTCAAGAAATCGCAGACATCTACGGGCTCAAAGTCATCTACGATGCCGCACACGCATTCGGTGTAAAAATCAACGGAGAATCCGTACTCAAAAACGGAGACATGAGCACCCTCAGTTTCCATGCGACCAAGGTGTACAACACGGTGGAAGGTGGCGCCTTGGTATGCCACGATGCCGCAACCAAAAAGCGCATTGACTACCTCAAGAATTTCGGTTTCGCCGGAGAAACTACAGTGGTCGCGCCGGGCATCAACAGCAAAATGGACGAAATCCGTTCTGCCTACGGGCTTTTGAACCTAAAGCAAGTTGACGGGGCCATTGCCAAGCGCAAAAAGATTGCCGAAACATATCGCGCCGCATTAAAAGATGTTCCGGGAATCCGCATGCTGCAAGATATCGACGGAGTACGTCACAACTATGCCTACTTCCCCATCTTTGTCGACGAAAAAGCTTATGGATTGAGCCGAGATGCGTTGTACGCAAAGCTCCAAGAGCACAACATTTACGGCCGCCGCTATTTCTACCCTCTCATCAGCACGTTCAGCGCTTACAAGGGGTTGGAATCTGCAAACCCGGCGAACCTCCCTGTGGCTCACAAACTTGCCGACCAGGTGCTTTGCCTACCCATGTTCGCCAACTTGGACGAAGAAGGCACCAGCCGCGTTATAGATGTTGTCGTCAATCGAAAATAA
- a CDS encoding lipopolysaccharide biosynthesis protein, translating to MASKNTIIASLFWKFFERIGTQLIQFGVSIALARILAPNDFGLVALITIFINVATVFVQSGLNTALIQKKNADDLDFSTVFIASLGIAAFVYAILFFSAPLISDFYNQESLTPVIRVLSLTLFIGVFNSIQNAYISKHMMFKKLFFRSVGAMLPSGAIGIGLALTGFGVWALVYQQLSNILIAVIIMWFTVPWRPSLKFSAQRIKGLFSFGWKLLCSSLLDVTFSNLRGLVIGKCFTPSDLAYYNRGDTFPYLAINNINASISAVMLPALSSCQDDRPQFKKMMRRSIITSTFIIIPMMAGLAAMAESVVKIVLGDAWLPCVPFVQLSCIMYAFYPIHTSNLSAINAMGRSDIFLKLEIIKKIQGLALLIGSYLYFKTPIGIAYGALVASLICTFINVHPNKKLIGYGYLEQIKDILPSIFLSSLMGGVVYALGLIEMNIYFKIVLQIIAGICFYFGIAKILHFERLEYLIQTIKEFREKHGK from the coding sequence ATGGCCTCTAAAAACACTATTATTGCATCCCTCTTTTGGAAATTTTTTGAGCGAATTGGAACGCAATTGATTCAGTTCGGCGTTTCCATCGCACTCGCTCGTATCCTAGCTCCAAATGATTTCGGTCTGGTCGCATTGATTACCATTTTCATCAATGTGGCAACCGTTTTCGTGCAAAGCGGCCTGAACACGGCTCTCATACAAAAGAAGAATGCCGACGACCTGGATTTCTCGACGGTATTCATTGCAAGCCTTGGCATCGCCGCATTCGTTTACGCCATTCTCTTTTTCTCTGCTCCGTTAATCTCGGACTTCTACAATCAAGAGTCGCTCACACCAGTCATCAGGGTGCTTTCGCTGACGCTATTCATAGGCGTTTTCAATTCCATCCAAAACGCCTACATTTCCAAGCACATGATGTTCAAGAAGCTGTTCTTCCGAAGCGTCGGAGCCATGCTCCCATCTGGTGCAATCGGCATCGGCTTAGCCCTGACGGGATTTGGCGTTTGGGCGCTCGTTTACCAGCAATTGAGCAACATCCTGATAGCTGTCATCATCATGTGGTTCACAGTCCCTTGGAGGCCATCCCTCAAATTTTCGGCACAGCGAATAAAAGGGTTGTTTTCTTTTGGTTGGAAGTTGCTCTGTTCTTCTCTCCTAGATGTGACATTTTCCAATTTACGTGGGCTCGTCATCGGAAAGTGCTTTACCCCTTCGGATCTGGCATACTACAATAGAGGCGACACCTTCCCCTATTTAGCGATTAACAACATCAACGCATCCATCTCGGCAGTCATGCTCCCCGCGCTATCGTCGTGCCAAGATGACAGGCCCCAGTTTAAAAAGATGATGCGCCGTTCCATCATCACCAGCACATTCATCATCATCCCGATGATGGCGGGGCTTGCGGCCATGGCGGAATCGGTCGTGAAAATCGTACTTGGTGATGCCTGGCTCCCCTGCGTTCCCTTCGTACAACTTAGCTGCATCATGTATGCGTTCTACCCCATACACACATCGAACCTGTCTGCAATCAATGCCATGGGTCGCAGCGACATATTCCTGAAACTAGAAATCATCAAAAAAATTCAAGGTTTGGCATTACTCATCGGCAGTTACCTCTATTTCAAAACCCCTATCGGTATTGCCTACGGAGCCTTGGTCGCGTCACTCATCTGCACCTTCATCAACGTCCATCCCAATAAAAAATTGATTGGCTATGGCTACTTGGAGCAAATTAAAGACATCCTTCCTTCCATTTTCTTGTCAAGTTTAATGGGGGGTGTCGTTTATGCCCTTGGCCTTATAGAAATGAACATCTATTTTAAAATTGTTTTGCAAATCATTGCCGGAATCTGTTTTTACTTCGGAATAGCAAAAATACTACATTTTGAAAGACTTGAATATCTAATTCAAACCATTAAAGAATTTAGGGAAAAGCATGGAAAATAA
- a CDS encoding polysaccharide biosynthesis tyrosine autokinase, whose amino-acid sequence MASAKKEETDIFDLLKDLAKNWHIMLPCIILAGAVGVFVAMWIRPVYQVDALLQIESKNSKGASMMAGLGSLFATTSPAETEIELIKSRQVIGDAVDKLHLQYTATPTSRLNRLFHREGRMDINQLEIPWHKIPEDVKRGPWTAIALDDSTNFALYDHNKKKLLEGVVGHTYRFPYAGDTAVFSVYMMKAKKGQKFIVSKMDRFDAIEAFRGAFDVKEKGKKTGVLEFTYQDIYPDRATKILNEVAGTYLRQNVEQRNAEAQKTLEFLEKQLPEVKAQMDSSLLKFNTYRNQVGSIDINAETRIILENRTKLQQSLLDLQQKKQSAIRLFQPEHPTIKTLEEQEAALKRELANNANATKKLPATQQEVLKLTNEVDMTKIMYTTMLNNIQQLKLVSAGEVGSVRIVDFAEVVPYPTKPKKKAILFIALFFGFLLGAAIVTLKGKLSNGVKDTHFIERETGYSVYAKIPKGNPKGTKGSRPLAVVEPDDIAVEALRALRSSLEFSMEEGCRQIIGVSGLIPGVGKSFVSVNLAALFAGLGKKVILIDADLRKGRLHKEFGLKRRKGLSQYLLKEANLDEVIFKTEVENLDVLPCGEVPTNPSELLGSKHYTELIGELEKQYDLIIIDTPPIMLVTDASLACRFASQLVMVVEYNKHSIDAIQDGMKLLLKGNSGAHASFVMNKYEHGHSDGYGYKYGKY is encoded by the coding sequence ATGGCATCAGCAAAAAAAGAAGAAACTGATATTTTCGACCTATTAAAAGATCTCGCCAAGAACTGGCACATCATGTTGCCATGCATCATTTTGGCCGGGGCCGTCGGCGTTTTCGTCGCCATGTGGATAAGACCCGTTTATCAGGTAGACGCACTTTTGCAGATCGAATCGAAAAACAGCAAAGGCGCAAGCATGATGGCCGGCCTCGGAAGTCTTTTTGCCACAACAAGCCCCGCCGAAACCGAAATTGAGCTCATCAAGAGCAGGCAGGTTATCGGCGATGCCGTGGACAAGCTCCACCTGCAATACACCGCAACGCCCACCAGCAGGCTAAACCGACTGTTCCACCGCGAAGGCAGGATGGACATCAACCAGCTTGAAATTCCTTGGCACAAGATTCCTGAAGATGTCAAAAGAGGGCCATGGACAGCCATCGCTCTAGACGACAGCACCAACTTCGCCCTTTATGACCACAACAAGAAAAAATTGTTGGAAGGCGTTGTCGGCCACACCTATCGTTTCCCGTATGCAGGTGATACTGCGGTATTCAGCGTGTACATGATGAAAGCCAAAAAAGGCCAAAAGTTCATCGTCAGCAAGATGGACCGTTTTGACGCAATCGAAGCTTTCCGCGGAGCATTCGATGTCAAAGAAAAAGGCAAAAAGACCGGCGTTCTTGAATTCACCTATCAAGACATCTACCCGGACCGTGCTACCAAGATTTTGAACGAAGTGGCTGGCACCTACTTGCGCCAAAACGTCGAACAGCGCAATGCAGAAGCCCAGAAGACATTGGAATTCCTCGAAAAGCAGCTGCCCGAAGTCAAAGCCCAAATGGACAGTTCTCTTTTGAAATTCAACACTTACCGCAACCAAGTCGGTTCTATCGACATCAATGCCGAAACCAGAATCATTTTGGAAAACCGCACGAAATTGCAGCAAAGTCTCCTTGACTTGCAACAGAAAAAACAAAGTGCGATACGCCTATTCCAGCCGGAACACCCCACTATAAAGACCTTGGAAGAACAAGAAGCCGCCCTTAAGCGCGAATTGGCCAACAACGCCAACGCAACCAAGAAGCTCCCGGCCACGCAGCAAGAAGTTTTGAAACTCACGAACGAAGTGGACATGACGAAAATCATGTACACCACCATGCTCAACAACATCCAACAGTTGAAGCTGGTTTCGGCCGGTGAAGTCGGTTCCGTGCGCATCGTAGACTTTGCAGAAGTCGTGCCCTACCCCACCAAGCCCAAGAAAAAGGCAATCCTCTTCATCGCCTTGTTCTTCGGGTTCTTGCTTGGAGCCGCAATCGTTACATTGAAGGGCAAGCTGAGCAACGGAGTCAAGGACACCCACTTCATCGAAAGAGAAACAGGTTACAGCGTCTACGCAAAAATTCCCAAGGGCAATCCCAAGGGCACCAAGGGCTCCCGTCCCTTGGCCGTGGTGGAACCTGACGATATCGCCGTAGAAGCCCTCCGCGCACTGCGCAGTTCCCTGGAATTCAGCATGGAAGAAGGCTGCCGCCAAATCATCGGCGTAAGCGGCTTGATTCCGGGCGTCGGAAAGAGTTTTGTTTCCGTCAACCTGGCGGCACTATTTGCCGGTCTTGGGAAGAAAGTCATCCTTATCGACGCCGACCTTCGCAAAGGCCGCCTGCACAAGGAATTCGGCTTAAAGCGTCGCAAAGGTCTTTCTCAGTACTTGCTCAAAGAAGCCAATCTTGACGAGGTAATCTTTAAAACGGAAGTCGAAAATCTCGACGTACTCCCGTGCGGAGAAGTCCCGACGAACCCCTCCGAACTGTTAGGTTCCAAGCATTATACCGAACTGATTGGCGAATTGGAAAAGCAGTATGATTTGATTATCATCGACACGCCTCCTATCATGCTTGTCACAGACGCATCGCTCGCCTGCCGTTTCGCATCTCAGTTGGTCATGGTTGTGGAATACAACAAGCACAGCATCGATGCAATCCAAGACGGAATGAAGTTGCTCCTCAAGGGCAATTCTGGAGCCCACGCCAGCTTTGTCATGAACAAATACGAGCACGGGCATTCCGATGGTTACGGCTACAAATACGGGAAATATTAA